The following proteins come from a genomic window of Micavibrio aeruginosavorus EPB:
- a CDS encoding RNA pyrophosphohydrolase translates to MTQDFSNLPFRPCVGIALFNDEGKVFVGERIDTPGAWQMPQGGIDDGEDIKVAFYREMVEEIGTDKADILRIMDRPLRYTLPPHLLGKLWNGQYGGQEQTWVAARFTGTESDIVIHTGHNGADPEFKAWKWVSFDDILDLIVPFKRDTYRAVIAAFSDIANA, encoded by the coding sequence ATGACCCAAGATTTCTCAAACCTCCCGTTTCGCCCTTGCGTCGGCATTGCCCTGTTTAACGATGAAGGCAAAGTCTTCGTCGGTGAGCGCATCGACACGCCCGGCGCATGGCAAATGCCCCAAGGCGGCATTGACGATGGCGAAGATATCAAGGTCGCGTTTTACCGCGAAATGGTTGAAGAAATCGGTACGGACAAAGCCGACATCCTCCGTATCATGGATCGCCCGTTGCGCTACACACTGCCCCCGCATTTGCTGGGCAAGCTGTGGAACGGCCAATATGGTGGGCAGGAACAAACCTGGGTTGCCGCGCGGTTTACGGGCACAGAATCCGATATTGTCATTCATACCGGACACAACGGAGCAGACCCGGAATTTAAGGCATGGAAATGGGTGTCGTTCGACGACATCCTCGACCTGATCGTCCCGTTCAAACGCGATACCTACCGCGCAGTGATTGCGGCGTTTTCGGATATTGCAAACGCCTAA
- a CDS encoding divergent polysaccharide deacetylase family protein: MANGMAKAPIKGLFQVTPDGQLPIVREGDRLRPFDAYRRPFRPVGASGAPIISILVNDVGISETLGASVLKDLPPEISVAITPYATAPDQWMNRAREAGHEVWLKLPVESADYPLSDPGPQTLLINAIEKQNFNKLYWALSRGTGYVGVVTGREPAFIKSLNDMRPMINDIYHRGLGFVDGDIQPTDVPRTMAVGMDAPYASTNLWIDHTLTPDAIAAALTSLERTAANNGTAIGFVNTNPLTLKALAEWAPTLQKKGLVLAPLSAATRMAK, translated from the coding sequence ATGGCCAATGGCATGGCCAAGGCCCCCATCAAGGGATTGTTCCAGGTCACGCCTGACGGTCAACTGCCGATCGTGCGCGAGGGCGACCGTTTACGTCCCTTTGACGCTTATCGCCGGCCGTTCCGTCCTGTCGGCGCATCGGGTGCCCCGATTATTTCCATTCTTGTTAATGATGTGGGTATTTCGGAAACGCTGGGCGCATCGGTTTTAAAAGACCTTCCGCCCGAAATTTCCGTGGCCATCACCCCTTATGCCACTGCGCCGGATCAATGGATGAACCGCGCGCGTGAAGCGGGGCACGAAGTCTGGCTGAAACTGCCCGTTGAAAGCGCGGATTACCCGTTAAGCGATCCGGGGCCGCAAACATTGCTGATCAACGCGATTGAAAAACAGAATTTCAACAAACTTTATTGGGCGTTGTCACGCGGCACTGGATATGTGGGTGTGGTCACGGGGCGTGAACCGGCCTTTATCAAATCGCTGAACGATATGCGGCCAATGATCAACGATATTTATCATCGCGGCTTGGGGTTTGTTGATGGTGATATTCAACCGACCGATGTTCCGCGCACCATGGCCGTGGGGATGGATGCGCCTTATGCGTCGACCAATCTCTGGATCGACCATACATTGACGCCGGACGCGATTGCCGCGGCCCTGACATCACTGGAACGCACCGCCGCCAATAACGGAACCGCGATTGGCTTTGTGAATACCAATCCCCTGACGTTGAAGGCGCTGGCCGAATGGGCCCCGACGCTGCAGAAAAAGGGATTGGTGCTGGCCCCCCTATCCGCGGCAACGCGGATGGCAAAATAA